From Cannabis sativa cultivar Pink pepper isolate KNU-18-1 chromosome 8, ASM2916894v1, whole genome shotgun sequence, a single genomic window includes:
- the LOC115699392 gene encoding uncharacterized protein LOC115699392 isoform X1: MDLVNLSTLQLRRPNLCGIFTLPSTNMHGKITFATDLTLKPLVVSARANTRKESPKIRNRRMQKKFNGTSTKPRLSVFCSDKQLYAMLVDDQNKKCLFYGSTLQKSIRQNPHFSTIDAAKRVGEELIKTCSDLNIHEISVYDCNGLARGERMQAFEIAICSYGFLPR; encoded by the exons ATGGATCTTGTTAATCTTTCCACATTGCAGCTTAGAAGACCCAATCTTTGTGGAATCTTCACATTGCCATCTACAAATATGCACGGTAAAA TTACATTTGCTACAGATTTGACTTTGAAGCCATTGGTTGTTAGTGCCAGGGCAAATACCAGAAAGGAAAGTCCGAAAATTCGAAATAGAAGAATGCAAAAGAAG TTTAATGGCACTTCTACAAAACCGAGACTTTCTGTATTTTGTTCAGACAAGCAGTTGTATGCTATGCTGGTAGATGATCAAAATAAGAAGTGTCTGTTTTATGGTAGCACCCTGCAGAAATCAATACGTCAGAATCCCCATTTTAGCACCATT GATGCTGCTAAACGCGTTGGTGAGGAGCTGATCAAGACTTGTAGTGATCTCAACATACATGAAATTTCAGTTTATGATTGCAATGGCTTGGCTCGTGGTGAAAGAATGCAAGCTTTTGAGATTGCAATTTGCAGTTACGGTTTTTTGCCCAGATGA
- the LOC115699392 gene encoding uncharacterized protein LOC115699392 isoform X3, which produces MDLVNLSTLQLRRPNLCGIFTLPSTNMHDLTLKPLVVSARANTRKESPKIRNRRMQKKFNGTSTKPRLSVFCSDKQLYAMLVDDQNKKCLFYGSTLQKSIRQNPHFSTIDAAKRVGEELIKTCSDLNIHEISVYDCNGLARGERMQAFEIAICSYGFLPR; this is translated from the exons ATGGATCTTGTTAATCTTTCCACATTGCAGCTTAGAAGACCCAATCTTTGTGGAATCTTCACATTGCCATCTACAAATATGCACG ATTTGACTTTGAAGCCATTGGTTGTTAGTGCCAGGGCAAATACCAGAAAGGAAAGTCCGAAAATTCGAAATAGAAGAATGCAAAAGAAG TTTAATGGCACTTCTACAAAACCGAGACTTTCTGTATTTTGTTCAGACAAGCAGTTGTATGCTATGCTGGTAGATGATCAAAATAAGAAGTGTCTGTTTTATGGTAGCACCCTGCAGAAATCAATACGTCAGAATCCCCATTTTAGCACCATT GATGCTGCTAAACGCGTTGGTGAGGAGCTGATCAAGACTTGTAGTGATCTCAACATACATGAAATTTCAGTTTATGATTGCAATGGCTTGGCTCGTGGTGAAAGAATGCAAGCTTTTGAGATTGCAATTTGCAGTTACGGTTTTTTGCCCAGATGA
- the LOC115699392 gene encoding large ribosomal subunit protein uL18c isoform X6: MHDLTLKPLVVSARANTRKESPKIRNRRMQKKFNGTSTKPRLSVFCSDKQLYAMLVDDQNKKCLFYGSTLQKSIRQNPHFSTIDAAKRVGEELIKTCSDLNIHEISVYDCNGLARGERMQAFEIAICSYGFLPR, translated from the exons ATGCACG ATTTGACTTTGAAGCCATTGGTTGTTAGTGCCAGGGCAAATACCAGAAAGGAAAGTCCGAAAATTCGAAATAGAAGAATGCAAAAGAAG TTTAATGGCACTTCTACAAAACCGAGACTTTCTGTATTTTGTTCAGACAAGCAGTTGTATGCTATGCTGGTAGATGATCAAAATAAGAAGTGTCTGTTTTATGGTAGCACCCTGCAGAAATCAATACGTCAGAATCCCCATTTTAGCACCATT GATGCTGCTAAACGCGTTGGTGAGGAGCTGATCAAGACTTGTAGTGATCTCAACATACATGAAATTTCAGTTTATGATTGCAATGGCTTGGCTCGTGGTGAAAGAATGCAAGCTTTTGAGATTGCAATTTGCAGTTACGGTTTTTTGCCCAGATGA
- the LOC115699392 gene encoding uncharacterized protein LOC115699392 isoform X4, producing MHGKITFATDLTLKPLVVSARANTRKESPKIRNRRMQKKFNGTSTKPRLSVFCSDKQLYAMLVDDQNKKCLFYGSTLQKSIRQNPHFSTIDAAKRVGEELIKTCSDLNIHEISVYDCNGLARGERMQAFEIAICSYGFLPR from the exons ATGCACGGTAAAA TTACATTTGCTACAGATTTGACTTTGAAGCCATTGGTTGTTAGTGCCAGGGCAAATACCAGAAAGGAAAGTCCGAAAATTCGAAATAGAAGAATGCAAAAGAAG TTTAATGGCACTTCTACAAAACCGAGACTTTCTGTATTTTGTTCAGACAAGCAGTTGTATGCTATGCTGGTAGATGATCAAAATAAGAAGTGTCTGTTTTATGGTAGCACCCTGCAGAAATCAATACGTCAGAATCCCCATTTTAGCACCATT GATGCTGCTAAACGCGTTGGTGAGGAGCTGATCAAGACTTGTAGTGATCTCAACATACATGAAATTTCAGTTTATGATTGCAATGGCTTGGCTCGTGGTGAAAGAATGCAAGCTTTTGAGATTGCAATTTGCAGTTACGGTTTTTTGCCCAGATGA
- the LOC115699392 gene encoding large ribosomal subunit protein uL18c isoform X5, with product MHGKNLTLKPLVVSARANTRKESPKIRNRRMQKKFNGTSTKPRLSVFCSDKQLYAMLVDDQNKKCLFYGSTLQKSIRQNPHFSTIDAAKRVGEELIKTCSDLNIHEISVYDCNGLARGERMQAFEIAICSYGFLPR from the exons ATGCACGGTAAAA ATTTGACTTTGAAGCCATTGGTTGTTAGTGCCAGGGCAAATACCAGAAAGGAAAGTCCGAAAATTCGAAATAGAAGAATGCAAAAGAAG TTTAATGGCACTTCTACAAAACCGAGACTTTCTGTATTTTGTTCAGACAAGCAGTTGTATGCTATGCTGGTAGATGATCAAAATAAGAAGTGTCTGTTTTATGGTAGCACCCTGCAGAAATCAATACGTCAGAATCCCCATTTTAGCACCATT GATGCTGCTAAACGCGTTGGTGAGGAGCTGATCAAGACTTGTAGTGATCTCAACATACATGAAATTTCAGTTTATGATTGCAATGGCTTGGCTCGTGGTGAAAGAATGCAAGCTTTTGAGATTGCAATTTGCAGTTACGGTTTTTTGCCCAGATGA
- the LOC115699392 gene encoding uncharacterized protein LOC115699392 isoform X2, which produces MDLVNLSTLQLRRPNLCGIFTLPSTNMHGKNLTLKPLVVSARANTRKESPKIRNRRMQKKFNGTSTKPRLSVFCSDKQLYAMLVDDQNKKCLFYGSTLQKSIRQNPHFSTIDAAKRVGEELIKTCSDLNIHEISVYDCNGLARGERMQAFEIAICSYGFLPR; this is translated from the exons ATGGATCTTGTTAATCTTTCCACATTGCAGCTTAGAAGACCCAATCTTTGTGGAATCTTCACATTGCCATCTACAAATATGCACGGTAAAA ATTTGACTTTGAAGCCATTGGTTGTTAGTGCCAGGGCAAATACCAGAAAGGAAAGTCCGAAAATTCGAAATAGAAGAATGCAAAAGAAG TTTAATGGCACTTCTACAAAACCGAGACTTTCTGTATTTTGTTCAGACAAGCAGTTGTATGCTATGCTGGTAGATGATCAAAATAAGAAGTGTCTGTTTTATGGTAGCACCCTGCAGAAATCAATACGTCAGAATCCCCATTTTAGCACCATT GATGCTGCTAAACGCGTTGGTGAGGAGCTGATCAAGACTTGTAGTGATCTCAACATACATGAAATTTCAGTTTATGATTGCAATGGCTTGGCTCGTGGTGAAAGAATGCAAGCTTTTGAGATTGCAATTTGCAGTTACGGTTTTTTGCCCAGATGA